A genomic window from Lineus longissimus chromosome 17, tnLinLong1.2, whole genome shotgun sequence includes:
- the LOC135501420 gene encoding glutamate receptor 4-like, with the protein MEFIEGLLLFVSLLGVSGMGDGSADVQDLKVLKVTSILSAPFLMKSSDPKNILEGNDRYSGYIKDLLDMITGHLNINYTIQLVADGRYGALQAGNGTMIWNGMVRELIKGRADVAASDLTMSYMRRQVVDFTTPYMSLGIVLLMNKRDVTSMVEDGIGDIFFLRPFSYSVWVCLVVAAVVITALFYLINRFDPYEERSRGEAPEESGVLGSLWLVAGGLTLQGSSKRPRSAAAFVLSAIWWSFSIIFLATYIMALVSTQARVMFAVPSLKVRALDDLLKQPHMTVGCISGGSTMNFFRTSKIPIYLRIWDKMEKDVGSFVNTTSVAIQRVRKGGYAYLGESTLVDYAVRHSCDLVKVGGHLDSKSFALATPKGSAYTRPISNVLTKLNEDGSLTMLKTKWWRSLVVCQDGFEIVPDMFHPSDSPQFRSRDTIDLSVARCNFIYLLFGVCLALVTLAIEVLVFRNKRQPPADELKRELTESGTNTTA; encoded by the exons ATGGAGTTTATTGAAGGACTTCTTCTCTTTGTCTCCCTCCTTGGCGTGTCAGGGATGGGTGATGGTTCCGCGGACGTGCAAG ATCTAAAGGTTCTAAAGGTGACTTCGATTCTG TCAGCACCCTTTCTAATGAAGTCAAGTGACCCAAAGAACATTCTAGAGGGAAACGACCGTTACAGTGGCTACATCAAAGATTTACTGGACATGATCACCGGTCATCTGAACATCAATTACACCATTCAATTAGTGGCAGACGGGAGGTATGGAGCGCTCCAAGCTGGAAATGGTACCATGATTTGGAATGGAATGGTCAGAGAGCTGATCAAGGGG AGAGCGGACGTCGCTGCTTCAGACCTGACTATGTCCTATATGCGACGACAGGTGGTAGACTTCACTACACCGTACATGTCCCTGGGGATTGTCCTGCTCATGAACAAGAGGGATGTGACCTCGATGGTGGAGGACGGCATTGGAGACATATTCTTCCTGCGGCCGTTTTCGTATTCCGTCTGGGTGTGCCTTGTCGTGGCTGCTGTTGTG ATAACCGCTCTGTTCTATCTAATCAATCGTTTTGACCCATACGAAGAAAGGAGCCGAGGGGAGGCTCCAGAAGAATCTGGTGTCCTCGGCTCCCTGTGGTTGGTTGCTGGAGGTCTCACTTTGCAAG GCTCCTCGAAACGCCCTCGCTCGGCCGCAGCCTTTGTGTTAAGTGCCATTTGGTGGTCCTTTAGTATCATATTCTTGGCCACCTACATCATGGCCTTGGTCTCAACGCAAGCCCGAGTTATGTTTGCTGTACCATCACTGAAGGTCCGTGCCTTGGACGATCTCCTGAAGCAACCACACATGACAGTGGGATGCATATCTGGCGGATCAACAATGAACTTTTTTAGGACGTCCAAGATCCCAATTTATTTGAGGATTTGGGACAAAATGGAGAAAGACGTCGGTAGTTTCGTCAATACTACATCAGTGGCGATCCAACGAGTGAGGAAAGGGGGATACGCCTACCTAGGGGAGTCTACACTGGTAGATTATGCG GTCCGCCACTCATGTGACCTAGTAAAAGTCGGCGGTCACTTGGATTCGAAGTCCTTTGCCCTCGCCACACCTAAAGGGTCCGCATACACCAGACCAATCTCGAACGTTTTGACGAAACTTAACGAGGATGGGAGTCTGACAATGTTAAAGACAAAATGGTGGCGGAGTTTAGTCGTCTGTCAGGATGGCTTCGAGATTGTACCGGACATGTTTCACCCAAGTGACAGTCCGCAG TTTCGATCCAGAGACACAATCGACCTTTCTGTTGCAAGATGCAACTTCATCTATCTGCTTTTCGGGGTCTGCCTGGCATTGGTCACTTTGGCGATCGAGGTACTGGTGTTTAGGAACAAAAGACAG CCTCCAGCTGACGAGCTGAAAAGGGAACTGACCGAATCAGGCACGAACACTACAGCATAA
- the LOC135501001 gene encoding uncharacterized protein LOC135501001, whose product MTIYINVLSSLLILLFPEARTEIVPHKYLRPWEAVTMFGSNTTDSGKVTQSRPLPVLPKQFQSDWLLYNHPVWAERPPYDPLPPAPYEVGRGFSYYDHTVPGLVEEFYDFCLPIFATDYHWPCTFWHRDETSYLMSPTWAPYGPCCIFQKPWKVPDRNFIRVARYNNTDVFNGKIIDWYVLKPAGYPYPFAYGFYWDNTGSGHIPGSFWFPGNVGWTLQNFSNFTDKIAKKRTFNLPKVCEGVSFCIFNP is encoded by the exons ATGACTATCTACATCAACGTTTTAAGCAGTCTCCTAATACTGCTTTTTCCCGAAGCCCGGACAGAAATTGTCCCTCACAAATATCTGAGACCGTGGGAAGCTGTGACTATGTTTGGCAGTAATACTACAGATTCG GGGAAAGTAACCCAATCCCGTCCGTTACCAGTCCTCCCGAAGCAGTTCCAGTCCGACTGGCTCTTGTACAACCATCCTGTCTGGGCCGAACGCCCGCCGTACGACCCGCTCCCACCAGCTCCTTATGAGGTCGGCCGAGGATTCTCTTACTACGATCACACCGTGCCTGGCCTGGTTGAAGAATTCTACGACTTCTGTCTCCCGATATTTGCAACTGATTATCATTGGCCCTGCACGTTCTGGCATAG AGACGAAACGTCCTACCTGATGTCGCCTACATGGGCTCCATACGGTCCCTGCTGCATCTTCCAGAAGCCGTGGAAAGTCCCCGATCGAAATTTCATCCGGGTCGCCCGATATAACAACACGGATGTCTTCAATGGAAAGATTATAGACTGGTACGTCCTGAAGCCCGCTGGCTACCCTTATCCGTTCGCCTATGGATTCTATTGGGATAACACTGGAAG TGGCCATATACCAGGCTCCTTCTGGTTTCCTGGGAATGTAGGATGGACACTGCAGAACTTCTCCAACTTCACAGACAAGATCGCCAAGAAAAGGACATTCAATTTACCCAAAGTGTGCGAAGGGGTTTCATTCTGTATATTCAACCCTTGA
- the LOC135501278 gene encoding general transcription factor IIH subunit 4-like isoform X2, with product MRVLFVEQPVHQSVVASWTVNKFVDDHRHASQILSDLRVWNDHTMPGGLQGWILNSVFRKNLKVALLGGGSAWVGTGNLAPDKHGKDVEFLDSYCKERWECVLHFMVGSKEATDGVSRDVVEILLHAGLMKGEPGGGAPNITPAGFQFLLLDTPTQIWHFMLHYLETVESRGMDLVQSLSFLFQLSFSTLGKDYSTDGLDENQFKLLQHLREFGLVYQRKRKSHRYYPTRLAINLASGLSKNSVDTNSKEGYIVVETNYRVYAYTGSALQVALLALFCEMLYRFPNMCVANITRDSVRQALQMGITAEQILHFLRSNAHPETLKHTPVIPATVSDQIRLWELERDRFKFNDGVLYNQFLSQNDFELLRDYAKDLGVLIWDNTPKRTMIVSRAGHDDVKKFWKRHKPG from the exons ATGAGGGTATTGTTTGTGGAACAGCCTGTCCATCAGTCCGTGGTTGCTTCCTGGACTGTCAATAAATTTGTAGA TGATCATCGCCATGCATCTCAGATTTTAAGCGATCTCAGGGTTTGGAATGACCACACCATGCCCGGTGGTCTCCAGGGATGGATCCTTAATTCTGTTTTCCGAAAGAATCTCAAAGTGGCTTTGCTTGGTGG TGGGAGTGCCTGGGTCGGCACAGGCAATCTTGCCCCTGACAAACATGGCAAGGATGTGGAATTCTTAGACAGTTACTGTAAAGAACGGTGGGAATGTGTTCTACACTTCATGGTGGGATCAAAAGAGGCCACTGACGGAGTGAGTCGAGATGTGGTGGAGATCCTTCTTCATGCAGGGCTTATGAAAGG cGAACCAGGCGGCGGTGCTCCGAACATAACGCCTGCTGGTTTCCAGTTCCTCCTTTTAGACACACCCACCCAGATCTGGCACTTCATGCTGCACTACCTTGAGACTGTGGAG TCCCGAGGCATGGACCTGGTCCAGTCCTTATCCTTCCTCTTCCAACTAAGTTTCTCCACCCTGGGCAAGGACTACTCAACAGACGGCTTGGATGAGAACCAGTTCAAGCTGTTACAGCATTTAAGAGAATTTGGTCTCGTCTATCAGAGAAAG CGAAAGTCACATCGATACTATCCAACGAGACTGGCTATCAACTTGGCGTCTGGCCTGTCAAAAAATAGCGTCGATACCAACAGTAAAGAGGgttacattgtggtggaaacaAACTATCGGGTATATGCTTACACTG GTTCTGCACTTCAGGTTGCTCTTCTTGCTCTCTTCTGTGAGATGCTGTATCGTTTCCCCAACATGTGCGTGGCCAACATCACCAGGGACAGCGTGCGGCAGGCACTGCAGATGGGCATCACTGCTGAACAG ATTCTGCATTTTCTCAGAAGCAATGCTCACCCAGAAACCTTGAAGCACACACCAGTTATACCAGCGACAGTTAGTGATCAAATCCGGCTTTGGGAATTGGAGCGGGACCGATTCAAATTCAACGATGGGGTCCTTTATAACCAGTTCTTGTCACAAAATGATTTCGAACTTTTACGAGATTATGCAAAG GATCTTGGAGTTTTAATCTGGGACAACACACCCAAAAGAACAATGATTGTCTCCAGAGCAGGACACGACGACGTGAAGAAATTTTGGAAACGACACAAGCCAGGCTGA
- the LOC135501278 gene encoding general transcription factor IIH subunit 4-like isoform X1 produces MSGILNLLPRKVDCKDLHGYLKTLHSTVLERLYSHPATCLAVFRQLPLLARHYVMRVLFVEQPVHQSVVASWTVNKFVDDHRHASQILSDLRVWNDHTMPGGLQGWILNSVFRKNLKVALLGGGSAWVGTGNLAPDKHGKDVEFLDSYCKERWECVLHFMVGSKEATDGVSRDVVEILLHAGLMKGEPGGGAPNITPAGFQFLLLDTPTQIWHFMLHYLETVESRGMDLVQSLSFLFQLSFSTLGKDYSTDGLDENQFKLLQHLREFGLVYQRKRKSHRYYPTRLAINLASGLSKNSVDTNSKEGYIVVETNYRVYAYTGSALQVALLALFCEMLYRFPNMCVANITRDSVRQALQMGITAEQILHFLRSNAHPETLKHTPVIPATVSDQIRLWELERDRFKFNDGVLYNQFLSQNDFELLRDYAKDLGVLIWDNTPKRTMIVSRAGHDDVKKFWKRHKPG; encoded by the exons ATGTCCGGCATTCTAAATTTATTGCCACGAAAAGTCGACTGCAAAGATCTGCATGGCTACTTAAAAACACTGCATTCTACAGTGCTAGAAAGACTGTATTCACATCCGGCAACATGTCTTGCCGTTTTCAG ACAACTTCCACTCCTAGCCAGGCATTATGTGATGAGGGTATTGTTTGTGGAACAGCCTGTCCATCAGTCCGTGGTTGCTTCCTGGACTGTCAATAAATTTGTAGA TGATCATCGCCATGCATCTCAGATTTTAAGCGATCTCAGGGTTTGGAATGACCACACCATGCCCGGTGGTCTCCAGGGATGGATCCTTAATTCTGTTTTCCGAAAGAATCTCAAAGTGGCTTTGCTTGGTGG TGGGAGTGCCTGGGTCGGCACAGGCAATCTTGCCCCTGACAAACATGGCAAGGATGTGGAATTCTTAGACAGTTACTGTAAAGAACGGTGGGAATGTGTTCTACACTTCATGGTGGGATCAAAAGAGGCCACTGACGGAGTGAGTCGAGATGTGGTGGAGATCCTTCTTCATGCAGGGCTTATGAAAGG cGAACCAGGCGGCGGTGCTCCGAACATAACGCCTGCTGGTTTCCAGTTCCTCCTTTTAGACACACCCACCCAGATCTGGCACTTCATGCTGCACTACCTTGAGACTGTGGAG TCCCGAGGCATGGACCTGGTCCAGTCCTTATCCTTCCTCTTCCAACTAAGTTTCTCCACCCTGGGCAAGGACTACTCAACAGACGGCTTGGATGAGAACCAGTTCAAGCTGTTACAGCATTTAAGAGAATTTGGTCTCGTCTATCAGAGAAAG CGAAAGTCACATCGATACTATCCAACGAGACTGGCTATCAACTTGGCGTCTGGCCTGTCAAAAAATAGCGTCGATACCAACAGTAAAGAGGgttacattgtggtggaaacaAACTATCGGGTATATGCTTACACTG GTTCTGCACTTCAGGTTGCTCTTCTTGCTCTCTTCTGTGAGATGCTGTATCGTTTCCCCAACATGTGCGTGGCCAACATCACCAGGGACAGCGTGCGGCAGGCACTGCAGATGGGCATCACTGCTGAACAG ATTCTGCATTTTCTCAGAAGCAATGCTCACCCAGAAACCTTGAAGCACACACCAGTTATACCAGCGACAGTTAGTGATCAAATCCGGCTTTGGGAATTGGAGCGGGACCGATTCAAATTCAACGATGGGGTCCTTTATAACCAGTTCTTGTCACAAAATGATTTCGAACTTTTACGAGATTATGCAAAG GATCTTGGAGTTTTAATCTGGGACAACACACCCAAAAGAACAATGATTGTCTCCAGAGCAGGACACGACGACGTGAAGAAATTTTGGAAACGACACAAGCCAGGCTGA
- the LOC135501293 gene encoding zinc finger CCCH-type with G patch domain-containing protein-like, with amino-acid sequence MADEEETSLELYKTQLEQVEAALQTSGCTDCNLLQLKSDLIELVKLTEESVLKARKEQLLAAIETEHPASASSSFEPDFDAEMAAFKAELGEDLSQDNFQTDGNATTKYSNIADNDGDDDDDDDDDDEDDDDGESSNNATLKEIQQKLQGLEGTKCRVPFTQDWGSLEYHNALVLSAEPIDMETGELKVRVVFCNPTHRSMLPCPYFLDGNCKFPQEECRYSHGHVVSVSDIQTFDDPDHSNLSVDQACLAKYRDGIWYRATIQEVHAEDHQCTVAFDSYKETAVMDVHDILPKDDIERGGSSDEEDDQMSRTLDLSSSEDEDALPVFLWRPPKTTAVLGEWEQHTKGIASKLMAKMGYVMGQGLGKDGKGRADPVPIQLLPPGKSLDKIMELKEKAGDLSLFDALKKDKIAKKKLEKKLAKAYEKAETNPDVFDFINKKLRGKKGNVHDLKPPHQKKLQPTRQISEKDLNKKSEKGLNVQLFKTQEEIKKVEAEIGRVRQGMVRNAGSSKFSNHATQKLDSLGKYLNQLKSSENSIQQHQAKRDNHKKLTVF; translated from the exons ATGGCGGATGAGGAGGAAACCTCGTTAGAGTTGTACAAGACACAACTGGAACAAGTTGAAGCAGCCCTCCAGACATCGGGTTGTACAGACTGTAATCTTCTACAGCTGAAGTCTGATCTCATTGAGCTAGTCAAACTTACTGAAG AAAGCGTTTTGAAAGCCAGAAAGGAGCAGTTGTTAGCTGCCATAGAGACTGAGCATCCAGCCTCAGCATCTTCAAGCTTTGAACCAGACTTTGATGCTGAAATGGCTGCATTTAAG GCTGAACTTGGTGAGGACCTTTCCCAAGACAACTTTCAAACAGATGGAAACGCTACAACAAAATATAGCAATATTGCTgacaatgatggtgatgatgatgatgatgatgatgatgatgatgaagatgatgatgacggagaAAGTTCAAATAATGCTACCCTGAAAGAAATACAGCAAAAACTACAAGGCTTGGAGGGAACGAAATGTCGTGTTCCCTTCACCCAGGACTGGGGTTCCTTGGAGTACCACAATGCTCTGGTTCTGTCTGCTGAGCCGATAGATATGGAAACTGGAGAACTGAAG GTGAGGGTTGTCTTCTGCAACCCCACACATCGATCGATGCTGCCATGTCCGTATTTCCTTGATGGAAATTGCAAGTTTCCACAAGAAGAATGCAG GTATTCTCATGGTCATGTTGTGAGTGTGTCGGATATTCAGACATTTGACGACCCAGATCACAG CAATCTCAGTGTTGATCAGGCATGCCTAGCAAAGTACAGGGATGGTATTTGGTACAGAGCAACGATCCAAGAAGTGCATGCTGAAGACCATCAGTGTACTGTCGCGTTTGATTCATACAAGGAGACAGCTGTGATGgacgttcatgatattttgccaaAAG ACGACATAGAAAGAGGTGGGTCATCGGATGAAGAGGATGATCAGATGAGCCGGACTCTTGACCTAAGTTCATCTGAGGATGAAGATGCTTTGCCAGTGTTTCTATGGCGACCGCCAAAAACGACAGCTGTGTTAGGTGAATGGGAACAACACACTAAG GGTATAGCCTCAAAATTGATGGCCAAGATGGGGTATGTAATGGGACAAGGTCTAGGAAAGGATGGAAAAGGACGGGCAGATCCTGTGCCCATTCAGCTTCTTCCCCCAG GGAAGTCATTGGATAAAATTATGGAGCTGAAGGAAAAAGCGGGAGATCTCAGCCTGTTTGATGCTTTGAAGAAAGATAAAATAGCCAagaaaaaattggaaaagaaaCTGGCAAAAGCTTATGAGAAAGCAGAGACAAATCCAGATGTTTTTGACTTTATCAATAAGAAGTTACGTGGTAAAAAGG GTAATGTGCATGATCTGAAGCCCCCACACCAGAAGAAGCTGCAGCCAACACGGCAAATCTCAGAAAAAGACTTGAACAAGAAGAGCGAGAAGGGATTAAATGTCCAG CTGTTCAAGACACAGGAAGAAATAAAAAAGGTTGAAGCCGAAATTGGAAGAGTCCGACAAGGCATGGTTAGAAATGCTGGGAG tTCGAAATTTTCGAATCATGCTACCCAAAAACTGGATTCGCTGGGAAAGTATTTGAACCAACTGAAGTCATCTGAGAATTCTATTCAACAGCATCAAGCGAAGCGGGACAATCATAAAAAACTGACTGTATTCTAG
- the LOC135501336 gene encoding torsin-1A-interacting protein 1-like, with protein MPYPYQTRSKDHPERREKMKHCSPKPERLYPDLEKLKDDSSPKHSPAAARRGNRGKKDKYRDRAGNDSSDTDSVRGSDSDDAQDEADFSPKRVNVSHELRGSSNVSFNHAGEDQSFHHDIGSEAEENLSDSKFSLPRTPQHSNVSYNMSSDVNISSLEVRKRHTPDQRRKKSPLRPHIETVSEYSDGGNRIWIIPDYCIYCILALFALALLYGMYLKVNDESTPVVQTEHMEKSDLDQLDKKLDEMRQKFPNQTERHWKIIRAQLKKLFRPGPQTQPAIILFAALPGAVEAMNCIAKEIGDIFAEITKSKSPVEVHGGELASEEDNKAKLELDEILSQRFQSGHRVVIMFELESFHGQPLLLLHSYCDHENAAFKDVVIMFTLRLDTNEADTNINDEFIEDYLATIWQNKVGIDEMGALRSRVANNKAIGQAELDTVLNRYCS; from the exons ATGCCATACCCCTACCAGACTCGTAGTAAAGATCATCCCGAAAGAAGGgagaaaatgaaacattgtagtCCGAAACCAGAACGACTATATCCAGACCTTGAGAAATTAAAAGATGACAGTAGTCCAAAACACAGCCCTGCTG CTGCAAGACGTGGTAACAGGGGAAAGAAAGACAAGTACCGTGATAGAGCCGGAAACGATTCTTCAGATACTGATAGTGTGAGAGGAAGTGACTCTGACGATGCTCAAGATGAGGCCGATTTCAGTCCAAAGAGGGTAAATGTCTCGCACGAGTTGAGGGGGTCAAGTAATGTGAGTTTTAACCATGCAGGCGAAGATCAGAGTTTTCATCATGACATAGGGAGCGAAGCTGAAGAAAACTTGAGTGATTCGAAATTCTCACTGCCTCGTACTCCACAGCACAGTAATGTCTCATATAATATGTCGTCTGATGTTAACATTTCATCACTAGAAGTCCGAAAAAGACATACTCCTGATCAAAGGCGCAAGAAGAGTCCATTACGTCCCCATATTGAAACAGTGTCTGAGTATTCCGATGGTGGGAATCGCATCTGGATCATACCAGATTATTGTATTTATTGCATTTTGGCCCTGTTTGCCCTCGCATTACTCTACGGCATGTACTTGAAAGTGAATGATGAGTCGACCCCAGTTGTACAAACTGAACACATGGAGAAATCAGATTTAGACCAATTGGACAAAAAGTTGGATGAAATGCGGCAAAAGTTTCCAAATCAGACTGAACGACATTGGAAAATTATCAGGGCGCAGTTGAAGAAGCTATTTCGTCCTGGTCCACAAACGCAACCTGCTATTATCCTCTTTGCTGCGCTGCCAGGTGCTGTTGAAGCCATGAACTGCATTGCAAAAGAAAtcggtgacatttttgcagaaATTACAAAATCGAAAAGCCCTGTTGAGGTTCACGGTGGTGAGTTGGCATCCGAGGAGGATAACAAAGCGAAATTAGAACTTGACGAAATTTTGTCGCAACGATTTCAAAGCGGTCATCGTGTTGTAATTATGTTTGAATTAGAATCCTTCCATGGGCAGCCGTTGCTTTTGCTGCATAGTTATTGTGATCATGAAAACGCTGCATTTAAAGACGTTGTGATCATGTTTACGTTGCGTCTCGATACAAATGAGGCAGACACCAATATCAACGATGAATTCATTGAAGATTATTTAGCCACCATTTGGCAGAATAAAGTTGGCATAGACGAGATGGGTGCGCTCCGCAGCCGGGTTGCGAACAATAAAGCAATTGGCCAGGCAGAATTAGATACTGTGCTAAACAGATATTGTTCATAG